The genomic interval GTGACGGTCACCCAGGCGCCAAATTTTGCCTATGACCTTTGTGTCAAAGCAATAACCGAAGACCAAGTAAAAGAATTAGATTTAAGTCATTGGCGTATTGTCATGAATGGGGCAGAGCCGATCACTCGGGAAACCGTAAAAAACTTTATTAGAAAGTTTGGATCTTCTGGATTTCCAGCATCGACATTTCGTCTTTCCTATGGCATTACAGAGGCAACAATGCTGGTTGCATCCTCCAAGGGATTAAGAACAACACAGATTTCAAAGGAACATCTAAAGGACGGAAAAATTTCACCAACTGTCGACGAAGATAACATTTACCATTTAGTCAGTTGTGGACCTGCTATTTTTGGGCATGAAATCCAGATTATAGATCCTGCCACATTACTTCCGTGTACTAAGGACAGAGTTGGCGAGATTTGGGTTCGTGGACCCAGCGTGGCAAAGGGGTATTGGAATAGACCCGATCTTACCCAAGAGGTATTTCATGCCCAAATCCAAGGAGATGATTCTGGTAAACATTACCTTCGAACTGGGGATTTGGGATGGATGGATGAACAGGGTTATCTTTATATAACGGGCCGGCTAAAGGATATGATTATTTTGAATGGCCGAAACCATTACCCCCAAGATGTGGAAAAAACATGTAGCTGCAGTCACGGTCAATTGATTAATAATGGGATGGTGGCATTTACGATTGAAGACGAAAATGGTAAAGAGCAATTGGTCCTGGTTCAGGAGATTAAACAAGGTAGCGAAAATTTTCCTGATGTTTTTCAATCAATTCAAAAATCATTATGGGAAGGACATGGATTGTTGGCCCAACGAATTGTTTTGATCCAGGCTGCCACCCTGCCAAAAACAGCTACCGGTAAGGTTCAACGACGATTGACACGACAACTTTTAATTGATCGGAAATTAATAATAGAAGCAGAATGGAACGCACCCAAGGGTGATGCAAGTATCCAAAATAACAGCATCATTGATCAGAGAGAGGAGCCATCCACCCTGGTAGTTTCTTTGCAAGGGATATCCGCGGAAGAACAAGGACTTATGTTAAAAAAGCATATCCGTCAGATTGTTGCGCGTTCTATTGGGATTTCGCCGGATCATTTATCTGATCAAGCCAACTTTTTTGAATTGGGCATGGATTCCATAAAATCTGTTGCTTTTGCGGCGCAATGTCAAAATCTTGTTGGAAATGCTTATAAGATCCCAGAAACGCTTGTTTTTGATTATCCAACAATCGAAAAGGTGAGTGGGTTTTTGATATCTTTTTTGAATACCACAAAAAAATCCCAAGAATCGACCCCATACAACGCATATAATGCCGAAACAGTATCATTAATCCAACAAGATTGTATTTTTCCTGATTTTAGTGCTCCACCACCATCCCCTGAAACACAAAAGATGAATCATATTTTTATAACGGGATCAACGGGCATAGTTGGATCTGCCCTGCTTAAAAATATACTTTCTTTCACGACATCGTCCATCACATGCCTCGTAAAAGCAGAAAGCGAAGATAGTGCGTGGAAAAAGCTTAGGGACAAATTAAAGGAAAATGATGCTGAAATTCCTGATTTAACAGACAGAATTCGTATCCAATTAGGGGATCTAGAAAAACCATTATTGGGCATGTCAGAATCTGCATTTTTAGATCTTTCCTCCTCGGTTGATGCAATTTATCATGTGGGGGCGAAAGTGAACCATGTGCTCCCGTATGAGGCCTTGAGAAAGGCTAATGTCCATAGCACGGTGGAGATTCTTCGCCTGGCTTCCACGGGTAAAAGGAAGCAAATTCATTATATATCGTCATTCACAGCCTACACATCGCAAGACCATAATACAGAAGGGAATATCCCAGAAGATTTCTTTTATAATCAAGACAAACCATCCTCACAAGGTGGATACCAACAATCAAAATGGGTGAGCGAGAAATTGCTCCAGCATGCACACGAACGGGGATTCCCTGTCTCCGTCTATCGGCTTTGTTTTTGTCTGGATGATTATTCGCAGAAAAAAGATCATAGCCAGGTAAAAGTAAAAAACATAAATCACGATCATCTTGTGTCTTTTATTAAGGGATGCATGCAGCTTGGGTATGCGCCAGACTACAATGACCATGATCTTCCTGTGCTGCCTGTAAGTCTTGTGGCGGAAACGATTTTCAGGATTTCGCTTTTAAATACGGGGTCTTCTCCGATTTTTCACCTTGTACCCTGGCAGTCTTTTTCGTGGTCTTGTTTGTGGAAAACAGTAAACAGTCGCGGTTATCCAATGACCATTGTCCCCCTTCAGCAATGGCTGGATAATCATTTGGCACACATTGGGGACTGTAATGCCTTGTATCCATTTTTGCCCTATTACAAAAACAAGGATAAAAATGTGATCCTCTCTCAAATTCCCAATTTATCATGTGCGAAAATAAGGAGGGTTATTGAAAGTTCTCAGATGAGGCCCCTTGTCATAACGGAGGGGCAAGTTATAGATGTTTTGTTGGGGGGGTAGTTCTCATGATCAATAAATCTCCCCCAGGGGTCCCTCTGTGGGCGCTTATTACAGGGGCGTCTTCGGGAATCGGCAGAGAGTTTTCTTTATTATGCGCCGAAGATGGATACAATTTGGTTTTGGTGGCACGCGATCGGGCAAAGCTAGAGCTTGTGGCGAACAACATTCAA from Alphaproteobacteria bacterium carries:
- a CDS encoding thioester reductase domain-containing protein codes for the protein MDTSPFQTIVDALHHWSVTKPNTIAYTFFHGEKRDEITYAQLNEKARMIAGWLQSQGACRGDRAMLLFQPGLDYIAAFMGCLYAGVIAVPAYPPQTNHSLGQLQKIIQDAQIKFILSEAGIKEKIRHLPAIIGCFDEMDPSLSIVFQPVDIEATSLAIIQYTSGSTGDPKGVMTSHGNLVDNIAAVFRVHGGPLEHEVGCSWLPPYHTMGLIGGILFPLYFGFPDFLMTPMSFLQNPKLWLDIISKEKVTVTQAPNFAYDLCVKAITEDQVKELDLSHWRIVMNGAEPITRETVKNFIRKFGSSGFPASTFRLSYGITEATMLVASSKGLRTTQISKEHLKDGKISPTVDEDNIYHLVSCGPAIFGHEIQIIDPATLLPCTKDRVGEIWVRGPSVAKGYWNRPDLTQEVFHAQIQGDDSGKHYLRTGDLGWMDEQGYLYITGRLKDMIILNGRNHYPQDVEKTCSCSHGQLINNGMVAFTIEDENGKEQLVLVQEIKQGSENFPDVFQSIQKSLWEGHGLLAQRIVLIQAATLPKTATGKVQRRLTRQLLIDRKLIIEAEWNAPKGDASIQNNSIIDQREEPSTLVVSLQGISAEEQGLMLKKHIRQIVARSIGISPDHLSDQANFFELGMDSIKSVAFAAQCQNLVGNAYKIPETLVFDYPTIEKVSGFLISFLNTTKKSQESTPYNAYNAETVSLIQQDCIFPDFSAPPPSPETQKMNHIFITGSTGIVGSALLKNILSFTTSSITCLVKAESEDSAWKKLRDKLKENDAEIPDLTDRIRIQLGDLEKPLLGMSESAFLDLSSSVDAIYHVGAKVNHVLPYEALRKANVHSTVEILRLASTGKRKQIHYISSFTAYTSQDHNTEGNIPEDFFYNQDKPSSQGGYQQSKWVSEKLLQHAHERGFPVSVYRLCFCLDDYSQKKDHSQVKVKNINHDHLVSFIKGCMQLGYAPDYNDHDLPVLPVSLVAETIFRISLLNTGSSPIFHLVPWQSFSWSCLWKTVNSRGYPMTIVPLQQWLDNHLAHIGDCNALYPFLPYYKNKDKNVILSQIPNLSCAKIRRVIESSQMRPLVITEGQVIDVLLGG